Proteins encoded within one genomic window of Corvus hawaiiensis isolate bCorHaw1 chromosome 9, bCorHaw1.pri.cur, whole genome shotgun sequence:
- the LOC125330137 gene encoding phosphoglucomutase-1-like, which produces MNRGAGAAAGPGGRGRPPAPGTRPAPAVVRIVTVQTKPYGDQKPGSIGLRKRVTVFQSNANYSENFIQSVLATVPPAERQDATLEVGGDGRFCMKDGIQLIARIAAATGNFPSFPPCHPPKLLCTAGCSNTHCGEIIN; this is translated from the exons ATGAACAGAG gggcgggggcggcggcggggccgggcggccgcggTCGCCCCCCGGCTCCCGGAACTCGCCCGGCACCGGCCGTGGTGCGGATCGTGACCGTGCAGACGAAGCCCTACGGCGACCAGAAGCCGGGCAGCATTGGGCTGCGCAAGCGGGTGACGGTGTTCCAGAGCAATGCCAACTACAGCGAGAACTTCATCCAGAGCGTGCTGGCCACCGTGCCGCCCGCCGAGCGCCAGGACGCCACGCTCGAGGTGGGGGGCGACGGCCGCTTCTGCATGAAGGACGGCATCCAGCTCATCGCCCGCATCGCCGCCGCCACCGGG aattttccttcctttccacccTGCCATCCTCCCAAGCTCCTGtgcactgctggctgcagcaaCACCCACTGTGGAGAGATAATAAACTGA